One part of the Patescibacteria group bacterium genome encodes these proteins:
- the ruvX gene encoding Holliday junction resolvase RuvX has product MAKVLGIDFGNSRIGLALGEKELATPLKIINGKNWHTVLQTIKKIIEENRISYIVLGIPEKETIGVNKFGEFLRDNINTPIKLFNEDFTSKEALEYSIQMGYSKKGRKYLDDVSACMILERFFETYEN; this is encoded by the coding sequence ATGGCAAAGGTTTTGGGCATTGATTTTGGAAATTCGCGAATTGGACTTGCGTTGGGGGAAAAAGAGTTAGCTACTCCTCTTAAAATCATCAATGGAAAAAACTGGCACACCGTTTTGCAAACTATTAAAAAAATTATTGAAGAAAATCGCATTTCGTATATAGTTTTAGGTATTCCTGAAAAAGAAACAATCGGTGTTAATAAATTCGGGGAATTTTTAAGAGACAATATAAATACGCCTATAAAGCTTTTTAACGAGGATTTTACCTCAAAAGAAGCTTTGGAATATTCTATCCAAATGGGGTATTCTAAAAAGGGCCGAAAGTATTTGGATGATGTTTCGGCTTGTATGATTTTGGAAAGGTTTTTTGAAACCTATGAAAATTAA
- the pilM gene encoding pilus assembly protein PilM, whose protein sequence is MFNPLSLIRKNKRNKSFLAIDLGSSLIKISRFSFLPDNRLLLEDISTVNTPEGAVGLGVITDLDSTFEALKSSVSPYDNVIFGLSGESVFGFATTVKIKRPAYDEKISSGELNEIIKRIQELAFIEAGQIQLSKIGCGETDIEMVNSAVISSKIDGALVEDVVGKVGKHIEIGLFTSFAEKSVLSGLLELCKKLKINFTAASSQMYSLSKLLCANQKGTFNAVLIDFGGDKTDVGICYGGGIVATKTLDFGGTQLTKEIAAILDVALNEAEKKKVSYEEGTLGAEQIKEITSKVLNYWLAGIETVLENFEGIKVFPPKIFIFGGGGLTYDLMRVLKERSWYENFPFKFVPEVEIVSIEKLSDIIEDPNGFLKDLRNIVPVSLGLIGLEIFG, encoded by the coding sequence ATGTTTAATCCTCTTTCTTTAATAAGAAAAAATAAGCGCAATAAAAGTTTTTTGGCTATAGATTTGGGTTCTTCACTAATTAAAATAAGCAGGTTTTCCTTTTTGCCGGACAATCGGCTTTTGCTTGAAGATATTTCCACCGTAAACACACCCGAAGGCGCGGTTGGTTTGGGAGTAATTACCGATTTAGATTCAACCTTTGAAGCTTTAAAAAGTTCTGTTTCTCCTTATGATAATGTTATTTTTGGTCTTTCCGGCGAAAGTGTTTTTGGGTTCGCCACTACGGTAAAAATTAAAAGACCCGCTTATGACGAAAAAATTTCCAGCGGGGAATTAAATGAAATAATAAAAAGAATACAAGAACTTGCGTTTATTGAAGCGGGTCAAATTCAATTATCCAAAATAGGTTGCGGAGAAACGGATATAGAAATGGTTAACTCCGCGGTTATCTCATCCAAAATAGATGGCGCGTTGGTTGAAGATGTTGTTGGAAAAGTTGGCAAACACATAGAAATAGGTCTTTTTACATCTTTTGCCGAGAAGAGTGTTTTGTCGGGTCTTTTAGAGCTTTGCAAGAAATTAAAAATCAATTTCACCGCCGCTAGTTCTCAAATGTATTCCTTATCAAAATTGTTATGCGCGAACCAAAAGGGTACTTTTAACGCCGTTTTAATAGATTTTGGCGGCGATAAAACGGATGTGGGGATTTGTTATGGCGGAGGTATTGTGGCCACTAAAACATTGGATTTTGGCGGCACTCAACTTACAAAGGAAATAGCGGCAATACTTGATGTGGCGCTTAACGAAGCCGAGAAAAAGAAAGTATCTTACGAAGAAGGAACATTGGGGGCGGAGCAGATTAAAGAAATTACTTCAAAAGTTTTAAATTATTGGCTTGCGGGTATAGAAACAGTTTTAGAAAATTTTGAGGGTATTAAAGTTTTCCCGCCTAAAATTTTTATATTTGGGGGCGGGGGGTTAACTTATGATTTAATGCGGGTTTTAAAAGAACGGAGCTGGTACGAGAACTTTCCGTTTAAATTTGTTCCCGAAGTGGAAATTGTTAGCATAGAAAAATTGTCTGATATAATAGAAGACCCTAACGGGTTTTTGAAAGATTTGCGAAATATAGTTCCTGTTTCTTTAGGTTTAATTGGTTTAGAAATTTTTGGTTAA
- a CDS encoding retroviral-like aspartic protease family protein — protein sequence MSKKNTPAIFKYYYNGEGYFPAIPLYVSAGGKKLKFHALIDSGATISVFKDEIAEQLGIAIENGKETYLGGVGGRIKGYVHKLEIEIAGKKFICPVVFSHEYLVSFNLLGREAFFKQFRIVFEEKKNLLELE from the coding sequence ATGAGCAAGAAAAACACCCCTGCTATTTTCAAGTATTATTATAATGGCGAGGGGTATTTCCCAGCAATTCCTCTGTATGTATCCGCGGGTGGTAAAAAACTCAAGTTTCACGCTTTAATTGATTCAGGAGCAACTATTTCTGTGTTTAAAGATGAGATTGCCGAACAACTTGGAATTGCAATAGAAAATGGCAAAGAAACTTATCTAGGAGGAGTTGGTGGAAGAATCAAAGGATATGTCCACAAACTAGAGATAGAAATTGCAGGCAAGAAGTTTATCTGTCCCGTGGTTTTTTCTCATGAGTATTTGGTCTCCTTTAATCTACTGGGAAGAGAAGCGTTTTTCAAACAATTCAGAATCGTTTTTGAGGAAAAGAAAAATCTGCTAGAACTTGAGTAG
- a CDS encoding carbohydrate kinase family protein — protein MLDLLTFGHTTTDVFLEISEAVVKCDVNHRNCQICLDYAEKIPVKSFHRTIGGNAPNTAVGVSRLGLSVGIVSNIGKDANGDFVLEVLRKEKIKDLKYIKRDGFGTDYSTIINFKGERTILAFHEKRKYVFPSNTVSAKWGYLSSMGEDFEKFNEKFLDWAKKCNVKIGFNPGIYELKAGVSKIKNVLSVCELLIVNKEEAESLVLSGSITLNKDIKELLTGLFSLGPKIVVITDGKNGAYAYDGAEFLKRSVFPGTRVEMTGAGDSFSSGLLSALIYGKSVKTALRWGSANSSSVIQKVGAIEGLLTEWQMYKVLRANLSP, from the coding sequence ATGCTTGATTTACTAACTTTTGGACATACAACTACAGATGTTTTTTTGGAAATTTCAGAGGCAGTTGTTAAATGCGATGTGAACCATAGAAACTGCCAAATTTGTTTGGATTATGCTGAAAAAATCCCAGTTAAGTCTTTTCACCGCACAATAGGAGGTAACGCCCCTAATACCGCAGTTGGCGTATCCCGCCTTGGCCTTTCCGTAGGTATCGTGTCCAATATTGGAAAAGACGCTAATGGAGACTTCGTTCTTGAGGTTTTGAGAAAAGAGAAGATAAAAGATTTAAAATACATTAAACGAGATGGTTTTGGAACGGATTATTCCACCATTATAAATTTTAAGGGAGAAAGAACAATTTTAGCGTTTCATGAAAAACGAAAATATGTTTTTCCTTCAAATACAGTTTCTGCTAAGTGGGGGTATTTAAGTTCTATGGGGGAAGATTTTGAAAAATTTAATGAAAAGTTTTTAGATTGGGCTAAAAAGTGCAATGTCAAAATAGGTTTTAACCCCGGAATTTATGAGCTTAAGGCGGGAGTTTCTAAAATAAAAAATGTTCTCTCTGTTTGCGAACTTTTAATAGTAAATAAAGAAGAAGCGGAAAGTTTAGTTTTGAGCGGGTCCATAACTTTGAATAAAGATATAAAGGAACTTCTTACCGGGCTTTTTAGTTTGGGGCCAAAAATTGTGGTTATTACTGATGGGAAAAACGGAGCGTACGCTTACGACGGCGCCGAGTTTTTGAAGAGGTCTGTTTTTCCGGGGACGCGGGTAGAGATGACTGGGGCGGGAGATTCGTTTAGTTCGGGGTTATTATCCGCCCTTATTTACGGTAAAAGTGTAAAAACAGCGCTAAGATGGGGTTCGGCAAATTCTTCTTCGGTTATTCAAAAAGTGGGGGCGATTGAAGGACTTTTAACAGAGTGGCAAATGTATAAGGTGTTACGGGCAAACCTTTCCCCATAA
- a CDS encoding alanine--tRNA ligase, which produces MVTVSEVREKYINFFVGKNHKIIPPAPIVPKDDPTTLFTSSGMQALVPYLMGKPHPLGKRLVNSQPVIRLGDIDLVGDFGHLTFFEMLGNWSLGDYFKKEQLAYFYEFLTKELGFEKERLFVTYFEGSRFIPKDEETILTWKKLGVKDDHIYGYSVEKNWWSRCGTPDEMSVGEIGGTDSEVLYDFGSSHNVAFGEKCHPNCDCGRFLEIGNSVFMEYIKKEDGTFEKLPQKNVDFGGGLERLTFVVNNTPDIFEIDVFQKIIQEIEKFSKKSYSDKSFAPAIRVMADHIRAAEFLISAGVVPSNKDQGYILRRLIRRFAVKMAGLTGSTSSLELLRKSSFVSNSVCEELKKFSLALDKGLKVLEKMVKETPSGNIFSGEKAFLLYESYGFPVEVTEELVRQKGFIKGVDTKEFLAQKEYHIEVSRKLSKGLFKSGLADKSEETKKLHTATHLLHSALRKVLGEDIAQKGSNVTAERLRFDFSYNRRLTDEEISKVVDMVNEIISKGLIVQCKEMSLKDAQESGALAFFGEKYGDRVTVYEVGDFSKELCAGPHVENTRELGKFKIIKQESVGSNTRRIKAILQ; this is translated from the coding sequence ATGGTTACCGTGTCCGAAGTTCGGGAAAAATATATAAACTTTTTTGTAGGGAAAAATCACAAAATCATTCCTCCCGCTCCTATTGTTCCTAAAGACGACCCAACCACTTTGTTCACTTCTTCCGGTATGCAGGCGCTTGTCCCTTACTTAATGGGCAAACCGCATCCTCTTGGAAAGAGACTCGTCAATTCGCAACCGGTTATTCGTCTTGGCGATATAGATCTTGTGGGGGATTTTGGACATCTCACCTTTTTTGAAATGTTGGGGAACTGGTCTTTGGGCGATTATTTTAAGAAAGAACAACTTGCCTATTTTTACGAATTTTTAACTAAAGAGCTTGGTTTTGAAAAGGAAAGACTTTTTGTAACATATTTTGAAGGAAGCAGATTTATTCCAAAAGATGAAGAAACTATCCTAACTTGGAAGAAGCTTGGAGTTAAGGACGACCATATTTACGGTTACTCTGTTGAAAAAAACTGGTGGTCTAGGTGCGGAACGCCTGATGAAATGAGTGTTGGTGAGATAGGGGGTACTGATTCCGAAGTTCTTTACGATTTTGGAAGTTCCCATAATGTCGCCTTTGGGGAAAAATGCCATCCTAACTGCGATTGCGGAAGGTTTTTGGAAATTGGAAACTCGGTTTTTATGGAGTATATAAAAAAAGAGGACGGTACTTTTGAAAAACTGCCTCAAAAGAATGTGGATTTTGGAGGAGGTCTTGAAAGGCTTACTTTTGTGGTTAACAACACGCCAGATATTTTTGAAATAGATGTTTTTCAAAAAATAATTCAAGAAATTGAAAAATTTTCAAAAAAGAGCTATTCGGACAAGTCCTTTGCTCCCGCTATTAGAGTAATGGCGGACCACATACGAGCGGCGGAGTTTTTAATATCCGCAGGCGTTGTTCCTTCTAATAAAGACCAAGGGTATATTTTGCGAAGGCTCATTAGACGATTTGCGGTTAAAATGGCGGGTCTTACGGGAAGTACATCCTCTTTGGAATTATTGAGAAAATCCTCTTTTGTTAGCAATTCTGTTTGCGAGGAGCTTAAAAAATTTTCGCTGGCATTAGATAAAGGTCTTAAAGTTTTGGAAAAAATGGTTAAAGAAACTCCTAGCGGGAACATTTTTTCTGGCGAAAAGGCGTTCTTGTTATACGAGTCCTACGGATTTCCCGTTGAAGTAACGGAGGAGCTTGTCCGCCAAAAAGGGTTTATTAAAGGTGTTGACACTAAAGAGTTTCTTGCTCAAAAAGAATATCATATAGAAGTGTCCAGAAAATTGTCCAAAGGATTATTTAAAAGCGGACTTGCCGATAAAAGCGAAGAAACCAAAAAACTTCACACCGCCACCCATCTTTTGCATTCCGCTTTAAGAAAAGTTTTAGGAGAAGATATTGCGCAAAAAGGCAGTAATGTTACCGCCGAAAGATTGCGGTTTGATTTTTCCTATAACCGTCGTCTTACCGACGAAGAAATTTCCAAAGTGGTGGATATGGTCAACGAAATTATATCAAAAGGACTTATTGTCCAGTGCAAAGAAATGTCTCTTAAAGACGCGCAAGAATCGGGGGCGCTTGCTTTTTTTGGCGAGAAATATGGCGACAGGGTAACGGTTTATGAAGTAGGGGATTTTTCAAAGGAGCTTTGTGCCGGCCCTCATGTGGAAAACACCAGAGAGCTTGGAAAATTCAAGATAATTAAGCAAGAATCTGTTGGCAGTAATACTAGGAGAATAAAAGCAATTTTGCAATAA
- a CDS encoding helix-turn-helix domain-containing protein — MKKAGEILKENRLKKNLSLSEISQELRIHIRFLEAIENADYSVFSDAVQIKGFIKNYSRFLGLNEGEVMAFWRREYEEKQVKPAEGIKLIMKPLFTPKLLVTPGMALFIVTLISILGFLGYLFYQYRSFAGAPFWRLKALPQTYPLTNRLWMFLEK, encoded by the coding sequence ATGAAAAAAGCGGGCGAGATATTAAAAGAAAATAGGCTCAAGAAAAACCTTTCCCTAAGCGAAATTTCGCAGGAATTGAGAATACACATTAGATTTTTGGAAGCTATTGAAAATGCAGATTATTCCGTTTTTTCGGATGCTGTGCAGATAAAAGGGTTTATAAAAAACTACTCGCGATTTTTGGGATTAAATGAAGGAGAGGTAATGGCTTTTTGGAGGAGAGAATATGAGGAAAAACAGGTTAAACCAGCGGAAGGCATTAAACTTATAATGAAACCGTTATTTACGCCAAAACTTTTAGTTACGCCTGGGATGGCGCTTTTTATTGTAACTTTAATTTCTATTCTTGGGTTTTTGGGGTACCTTTTTTATCAGTACCGCTCTTTTGCGGGAGCGCCATTTTGGCGATTGAAAGCCCTTCCACAGACTTATCCATTAACGAATCGTTTGTGGATGTTTTTGGAAAAATAG
- a CDS encoding fructose-bisphosphate aldolase: MISLSKISTNGKFMFLAYDHGLEHGPSDFNDVNVDPNYILDIAVKGGFSAVILQKGIAEKYYAPSKNNVHLIIKLNGKTNLVEEEPYSAPLCTVDEAIKLKASAVGYTLYVGSKFESMMFKEFGRVVEEAHSKNIPVIAWMYPRGKAVKGREDSREILAYSARVGLELGADILKLHYAGNVLDMEWVVESAGKAKVVISGGMKESEKEFLKDLKDAMKAGCSGVAVGRNVWQRKTPLPFVNEIYGVVMCG, encoded by the coding sequence ATGATATCCCTGTCCAAAATATCCACAAACGGTAAATTTATGTTTTTAGCTTACGACCACGGCTTGGAACACGGTCCCTCCGATTTTAATGATGTAAATGTAGACCCTAACTATATTCTGGACATTGCCGTCAAAGGCGGTTTTAGCGCTGTTATCCTTCAAAAAGGCATTGCCGAAAAATATTATGCCCCCTCAAAGAATAATGTTCATTTAATTATTAAACTCAACGGTAAAACCAATCTTGTTGAAGAGGAACCTTATTCCGCTCCGTTGTGTACGGTGGATGAAGCTATAAAACTAAAAGCTTCCGCGGTTGGCTATACCTTATATGTTGGTAGTAAGTTTGAGAGTATGATGTTTAAAGAGTTTGGCAGAGTGGTGGAGGAGGCCCATTCAAAAAACATTCCTGTTATAGCGTGGATGTATCCGCGGGGGAAAGCGGTAAAAGGTAGAGAAGATTCAAGAGAAATTTTGGCTTATTCGGCAAGAGTTGGTCTTGAACTGGGAGCGGATATCTTAAAACTTCATTATGCGGGCAATGTCCTTGACATGGAATGGGTGGTAGAAAGCGCTGGAAAAGCAAAAGTTGTTATTTCTGGAGGAATGAAAGAATCGGAAAAAGAATTTTTAAAGGACTTAAAAGACGCTATGAAAGCAGGATGTTCCGGAGTAGCGGTGGGGAGGAATGTTTGGCAGAGAAAAACCCCCCTGCCTTTTGTTAATGAGATTTATGGAGTAGTAATGTGTGGATAG
- the mltG gene encoding endolytic transglycosylase MltG encodes MKIKIKLPHWKFLTVVLLFLTAFAVLYSLGVKRANRYDLGKESFKEVVINKGASVEEISKILVREDLINSRALFKLYVYISNKSLQAGNFYVPTNISVVELANLLGKGSFQKKYTFLEGWRVEQMAELLPKDVQNEFLKSSYTKEGFMFPDTYFFLESAIGEEIAQTLSQTFEDKIKVFDKEIKASSLSLEEIVILASIIEREAKSFDEKATIAGILVKRYQNGWPLQADATIQYAKDLNAFTCASLSDCVWWRPLFATDLDIESSYNTYKYAGLPPTPICSPGLESIRAVLEYKETPYWFYLTGNDGVTRFSETVEEQTANIQKYL; translated from the coding sequence ATGAAAATTAAAATTAAATTGCCACATTGGAAATTTTTGACCGTCGTTTTGCTATTTTTAACGGCTTTTGCGGTTTTGTATTCTTTGGGGGTGAAAAGAGCCAACCGCTACGACTTGGGAAAAGAATCTTTTAAAGAGGTTGTTATAAACAAAGGAGCTTCAGTGGAAGAGATTTCAAAAATATTGGTTAGAGAAGACTTAATAAACTCGCGCGCTTTATTTAAATTATATGTGTATATTAGTAATAAAAGTCTTCAGGCGGGGAATTTTTATGTTCCCACGAACATAAGTGTGGTGGAGTTGGCTAATCTTTTGGGTAAAGGGAGTTTTCAGAAAAAATACACTTTTTTAGAAGGTTGGCGCGTGGAGCAGATGGCAGAGCTTTTGCCTAAAGATGTCCAAAACGAGTTTCTTAAAAGCTCTTACACTAAAGAAGGGTTTATGTTTCCCGACACCTACTTTTTTCTGGAAAGCGCAATTGGGGAGGAAATTGCCCAAACTTTAAGCCAGACTTTTGAAGATAAAATAAAAGTTTTTGACAAGGAAATCAAGGCAAGTTCCCTTTCTTTGGAGGAGATTGTTATTTTAGCATCTATAATTGAAAGAGAAGCTAAAAGTTTTGATGAGAAGGCGACAATTGCTGGGATTTTGGTAAAAAGGTACCAAAACGGATGGCCTTTGCAGGCGGACGCTACTATTCAGTACGCCAAGGATTTAAACGCCTTTACTTGCGCATCTTTATCCGACTGTGTTTGGTGGCGTCCGCTATTTGCCACAGATTTGGATATAGAGTCCTCTTATAATACATACAAATATGCGGGGTTACCTCCAACACCGATATGCAGTCCCGGACTGGAATCTATAAGGGCGGTTTTGGAGTATAAAGAAACCCCATATTGGTTTTATTTAACGGGAAACGATGGGGTAACGCGCTTTTCCGAGACGGTAGAAGAGCAAACGGCTAATATACAAAAGTATTTGTAG
- a CDS encoding tyrosine-type recombinase/integrase has product MQQQLGQTERELKIRNYSSKTIKSYLYGLKEYFVYKKDNLEILDRDNIKDFLLFCEKKGVSAETRNLLLNAVKFYYRNITNEKIEIRSAKKNKSLPVVLSRSEIEKILEATENTKHKLLLSLAYGAGLRVSEAISLKAQDIDFHELTIHIKQAKGKKDRISVFPEKLSADIQNLIAGKEKNDFVFSSERGGKLTTRTAQKVFENSFKKSGVKKDATFHSLRHSFATHLLENGVDVRYVQELLGHQNIRTTQLYTQVTNPKLKNVKSPLE; this is encoded by the coding sequence ATGCAACAACAATTAGGGCAAACAGAACGGGAATTAAAAATCCGCAATTACAGTAGCAAAACCATAAAAAGTTACCTTTACGGACTCAAGGAATATTTTGTTTATAAAAAGGATAATCTTGAAATATTGGATAGAGATAACATCAAAGACTTTCTACTGTTTTGCGAAAAGAAAGGCGTATCGGCAGAAACAAGAAACCTGCTTCTGAATGCGGTTAAATTCTACTATCGCAACATCACAAATGAGAAAATAGAAATTCGATCAGCTAAGAAAAATAAAAGCCTTCCCGTAGTGCTTTCAAGGAGTGAAATAGAAAAAATCCTTGAAGCAACCGAAAACACGAAGCATAAATTACTTCTATCGCTTGCTTATGGCGCTGGATTACGCGTTAGTGAAGCAATAAGCCTAAAAGCGCAAGACATTGATTTTCATGAATTGACCATTCATATTAAGCAGGCAAAAGGCAAAAAGGACAGAATTAGTGTTTTTCCAGAGAAGTTATCAGCAGATATTCAAAACCTTATTGCCGGCAAAGAAAAAAACGATTTTGTGTTTTCAAGTGAGCGGGGTGGAAAACTGACCACAAGAACCGCTCAAAAAGTTTTTGAAAATTCCTTTAAAAAATCTGGCGTTAAAAAAGATGCCACTTTTCATAGTCTGCGCCATAGCTTTGCTACCCACCTTTTGGAAAATGGCGTCGATGTGCGGTATGTGCAAGAATTATTAGGACATCAAAACATTAGAACTACTCAACTTTATACGCAAGTAACTAATCCCAAACTTAAAAATGTCAAAAGTCCATTAGAATGA
- a CDS encoding thermonuclease family protein, translating into MKLRKKSIFTLLLTLLIVGINLLWTGWKEKENTPPVKELPEGQYKVTRVIDGDTIVLETGEKVRYIGINSPEMNSKNRTTKCFAEKSLDKNKELVEGKIVKLEKDISETDKYDRLLRYVFVDGMFVNEYLVREGYAKVSTFPPDVAYQETFLQAERISREEKRGLWGKVCP; encoded by the coding sequence ATGAAATTAAGAAAAAAATCCATTTTTACCTTATTACTAACCCTACTTATAGTTGGCATAAACTTGCTGTGGACTGGTTGGAAAGAAAAGGAGAATACACCTCCTGTTAAAGAACTTCCAGAAGGACAATATAAGGTAACTCGTGTTATCGACGGGGATACTATTGTTTTGGAAACCGGAGAAAAAGTTAGATACATTGGAATAAATAGCCCGGAAATGAACAGCAAGAACAGAACAACAAAATGTTTTGCGGAAAAATCCCTGGACAAAAACAAAGAGTTGGTTGAGGGGAAAATTGTAAAACTTGAAAAGGATATTTCCGAAACCGATAAATATGATAGGCTTCTTAGATATGTATTTGTGGACGGGATGTTTGTTAATGAATATTTAGTTAGAGAAGGGTATGCTAAAGTATCAACTTTTCCGCCGGATGTAGCGTACCAAGAAACATTTTTGCAAGCGGAAAGGATATCGCGAGAAGAGAAAAGGGGATTATGGGGAAAGGTTTGCCCGTAA
- a CDS encoding DNA translocase FtsK — MGRRRRKRSLKFKIEKDVLLSLISVFLLLVAGLLFISLFASAGSITSIFKEILGEVFGSTAFFVPVFITYFALLLIRTLRFRLLQTRLLVGLFLLYVSVTGIFSQKAGLVGMKIFNTATNAFGEIGASIAFVGFFGISVILIFNLSLDSVFDFFEKVFHKLPKFKFLLPKNIALIKKDMVLEEKSSSEDETDKDFEEDRAEEFKIVPNISEPVINGGSHKEMGVVRTPIKSNIPYPDRVWEYPPLDVLVDAPPVAADRGNVKERAQTIEKTLESFGIRSHIVEINMGPTVTQYALEAAKGTKIARITNLANDLALSLASPNGMVRIEAPIPGKSLIGIEVPNFSPSLVTLKSILSSEIMKNTRSKLAVSLGHDVSGKPFIADIGKMPHVLIAGSTGSGKSVLLNSFITTLLFRCSPNECKFILIDPKRVEFASYADIPHLLTSVIVEPEKAVPALKWAVMEMDRRYKLFENAKVRNVDAFNEMSGFQALPYVVIFVDELAELMSLSKTDVEKSVCRLAQKSRATGIHLILATQRPSVDVLTGLIKANIPCRISFNVTSQVDSRVIIDMAGAEKLLGRGDMLYVPPDASKPIRLQGSYVSDGEIGQLTTFLKSSNIAPEYLSDVTEHIAKRGGRMDISSGDDSLFREAVEVVVQYGKASSSLLQRKLSIGYAKAARVLDEMEEKGIVGPQDGSRPRDVLINDSTDVFGED; from the coding sequence ATGGGAAGAAGGAGAAGAAAAAGGTCTCTAAAATTTAAAATAGAAAAAGATGTGTTGTTGTCTTTAATATCTGTTTTCCTGCTTTTAGTGGCGGGGTTGTTGTTCATTTCCCTTTTTGCGTCCGCGGGCAGTATAACCTCAATATTTAAAGAGATTTTAGGCGAGGTTTTTGGTTCCACCGCGTTTTTTGTACCGGTTTTTATTACTTATTTTGCCTTACTGCTTATAAGGACTTTGCGGTTTAGACTTTTACAGACACGGCTTTTAGTTGGTTTGTTTCTTTTGTATGTTTCTGTAACAGGTATTTTTTCTCAAAAGGCGGGTCTTGTTGGTATGAAAATATTTAATACTGCGACAAACGCTTTTGGAGAAATTGGGGCGAGTATAGCTTTTGTCGGCTTTTTTGGCATATCCGTAATTTTAATATTTAATTTAAGTCTGGATTCGGTTTTTGACTTTTTTGAAAAAGTTTTTCATAAGCTTCCAAAATTTAAATTTCTTCTGCCAAAAAATATAGCTTTAATAAAAAAGGATATGGTGCTTGAAGAAAAATCTTCCAGCGAAGATGAAACAGACAAAGATTTTGAGGAAGATAGGGCAGAAGAATTTAAAATAGTACCCAACATATCCGAACCTGTTATTAATGGAGGTTCCCATAAAGAGATGGGAGTGGTTAGAACTCCCATCAAGTCAAACATTCCTTATCCCGACAGAGTTTGGGAATATCCGCCTTTAGATGTTTTAGTTGACGCGCCTCCTGTTGCCGCCGATAGGGGAAATGTAAAAGAGCGCGCGCAAACTATAGAAAAAACCTTGGAATCTTTTGGAATTCGTTCACACATTGTTGAAATAAATATGGGGCCCACGGTTACGCAGTACGCTTTGGAGGCCGCCAAAGGCACCAAAATAGCGAGAATCACTAACCTAGCAAACGATTTAGCTTTATCTTTGGCGTCTCCAAATGGTATGGTTAGAATAGAAGCCCCTATACCGGGAAAATCGTTAATAGGTATTGAAGTGCCTAATTTTTCGCCTTCTCTGGTTACTTTAAAAAGTATTTTGAGTTCCGAAATTATGAAAAATACCCGTTCAAAACTTGCGGTGTCGCTGGGGCACGATGTTTCGGGCAAACCTTTTATTGCGGATATTGGCAAGATGCCACATGTTCTTATCGCAGGCAGTACCGGAAGCGGGAAATCTGTTTTATTAAATTCTTTTATCACCACGCTTTTGTTTAGGTGTTCGCCAAATGAGTGTAAATTTATATTAATTGACCCTAAGAGAGTAGAGTTTGCTTCTTATGCGGACATTCCTCATTTATTGACTTCGGTGATAGTAGAACCCGAAAAAGCGGTACCCGCTTTAAAATGGGCAGTTATGGAAATGGATAGAAGATATAAATTATTTGAGAACGCTAAAGTGCGCAATGTTGATGCTTTTAATGAAATGTCGGGGTTTCAGGCGCTACCTTATGTGGTGATTTTTGTGGACGAGCTTGCTGAACTTATGAGTTTATCTAAAACCGATGTGGAAAAATCGGTTTGTCGTTTAGCGCAAAAATCTCGGGCTACCGGTATCCATTTAATATTGGCAACGCAAAGACCTTCGGTGGATGTTTTAACTGGTTTAATTAAAGCCAATATCCCCTGCCGAATTTCGTTTAATGTTACAAGTCAAGTAGATTCTCGCGTTATTATAGATATGGCGGGGGCAGAGAAATTGTTAGGTCGTGGAGATATGTTGTATGTGCCCCCGGATGCCTCAAAACCAATTAGACTCCAAGGTTCGTATGTTTCAGATGGCGAAATAGGGCAGTTAACAACTTTTCTAAAAAGTTCCAACATAGCTCCGGAATATTTGAGTGATGTAACTGAACATATCGCAAAAAGGGGCGGTCGAATGGATATTAGTTCTGGAGACGACTCTTTGTTTAGAGAAGCGGTTGAAGTGGTTGTTCAGTATGGCAAAGCCTCTTCGTCTTTGCTCCAGAGGAAATTAAGCATTGGTTATGCCAAAGCGGCGCGCGTTCTTGATGAAATGGAAGAAAAAGGTATCGTTGGACCACAAGATGGCAGTAGACCGCGAGATGTTTTAATTAACGATTCCACAGATGTTTTTGGAGAAGATTAA